A section of the Bifidobacterium sp. ESL0728 genome encodes:
- a CDS encoding serpin family protein produces the protein MKHHDKKGSNAQRLHKPTASSSTPHDPEIVVPQRRHRFSRIPTRIVSVCVIVALLIAASYGTWALILHPKATPPSKTAKASVQQFAYSSSSLFLTGQDLSDDKGNTNYSPASMWTALSMAEQGAAGTTKNEMQAALNDDKQPNTDDYHSLMLSINGRRHGKSKMQTDNSIWIQKGHSLDKDFKKDMKHGFDAEMKTVSGDASGQMSSWVDRKTHGILKPNFTPDDAILTLLNTVYANGKWQDPFDADNTSDQPFHGEKGDSKVSMMGQSGTMDMARGKGFRRLDKAFDDGSKLKIVLPDQKTAANDLAGKTDSLRAMFNAKSEPTEVDLSLPKFKIANTFEDSISILKKLGIRSAFNPSRANFSKMTNNQEPLYIGQIIQGTSIDVSETGVKAAAYTKIDKTTAPNPGIDKSEPFIVDHPFLYEYDTPDGVPLFIGIVRNL, from the coding sequence ATGAAACATCACGACAAGAAAGGCTCCAACGCGCAACGCCTTCACAAACCAACAGCATCTTCCTCAACACCACACGATCCAGAGATCGTAGTTCCACAACGCCGACACCGATTTTCACGTATCCCCACCCGAATAGTCAGCGTGTGCGTCATCGTGGCTCTCCTCATCGCAGCATCATACGGGACATGGGCGCTAATCCTCCACCCCAAAGCAACGCCACCGAGTAAAACCGCCAAAGCCAGCGTCCAACAATTTGCGTACAGCAGCTCCTCACTTTTTCTTACCGGCCAAGACTTGTCTGACGACAAAGGCAATACCAACTATTCCCCCGCCTCGATGTGGACGGCACTTTCCATGGCCGAACAGGGAGCTGCCGGCACTACGAAAAACGAAATGCAGGCTGCCCTCAACGACGATAAACAGCCCAACACAGACGATTATCATTCACTCATGCTCTCCATCAACGGCAGACGTCATGGCAAATCAAAGATGCAGACCGACAATTCGATATGGATTCAGAAAGGACATTCCCTCGACAAGGATTTCAAGAAGGATATGAAACATGGCTTCGACGCTGAGATGAAAACGGTCTCAGGCGATGCCTCTGGGCAAATGAGCTCATGGGTGGATAGGAAAACTCACGGGATTCTCAAGCCTAATTTCACTCCTGACGACGCAATCCTGACGCTCCTCAACACCGTGTATGCAAACGGGAAATGGCAAGACCCATTCGACGCGGACAACACATCCGACCAACCGTTCCATGGAGAGAAAGGAGACTCGAAGGTCTCCATGATGGGCCAGAGCGGAACGATGGATATGGCCAGAGGCAAAGGGTTCAGGCGCCTCGACAAAGCATTCGACGACGGATCAAAACTGAAAATCGTGCTACCCGACCAAAAAACAGCGGCAAACGACCTGGCAGGAAAAACCGACTCGCTACGCGCCATGTTCAACGCGAAAAGCGAACCAACCGAAGTCGATCTCAGTCTTCCGAAGTTCAAGATAGCCAATACGTTCGAGGATTCAATATCAATTTTAAAAAAGCTCGGCATTCGTTCCGCTTTCAACCCATCACGCGCGAATTTTTCCAAAATGACCAACAACCAAGAGCCCCTCTACATCGGTCAAATCATCCAAGGCACCAGCATTGACGTGAGCGAAACCGGCGTCAAAGCTGCCGCATACACCAAAATCGATAAGACCACCGCGCCAAATCCAGGAATAGACAAATCTGAACCATTCATTGTTGACCATCCGTTCCTCTATGAATACGACACGCCTGACGGAGTCCCACTGTTCATCGGAATCGTACGAAATCTGTAA
- a CDS encoding amino acid permease translates to MSAKTGHSNTGTAPSDRPAGIKEASIHPIPTKSNGVQRNLKTRHVSMIALGGCIGTGLFMTSGSTISKAGPGGGLVAYIAMGIMVYFLMTSLGELATNQPVSGSFATYNAKYVDPALGFAMGWNYWFNWAITVAVDISTAALLIQYWLPHTPGWVWSMLVLAVIFLINALTVSAFGETEYWLSLIKVVTVIIFLILGFCMIFGIMFHPAVGFSNFTYKDAPFVGGFPAILSVFLIAGFSFQGTELIGVTAGESEDPEHAVPKAIRSVFWRLLIFYMLSIFVIAAIIPYTSPNLLSAANGDIAMSPFTLVFKRAGLAAAASVMNVIVLTAVLSSANSGMYASTRMLYSLAEEGYAPKIFGRTTKHGIPMASLIVTTIISLATFGSSIFGEKIYMWLVAASGLTGFIAWVGIAISHFRFRRAFIRQGHKVSELKYHAKLFPLGPILALILCIIVIGGQNIDAFIHWDWQQIGITYIGLPLVLILYFGYKIKNHTHIIPLDEVDVSPSDLSKEHQGAEA, encoded by the coding sequence ATGTCGGCGAAAACCGGGCATAGCAATACGGGTACCGCGCCTTCGGACCGGCCCGCAGGAATCAAAGAAGCATCCATCCACCCCATCCCCACCAAATCCAACGGGGTGCAGCGCAACTTGAAGACGCGTCACGTCTCGATGATCGCCCTTGGCGGATGCATCGGCACAGGTCTGTTCATGACCTCGGGCTCCACCATCTCCAAGGCCGGCCCCGGCGGCGGGCTCGTCGCTTACATCGCCATGGGCATCATGGTCTACTTTTTGATGACAAGCCTCGGCGAGCTGGCCACCAACCAGCCGGTTTCGGGCTCCTTCGCCACCTACAACGCCAAATACGTCGATCCGGCGCTCGGCTTCGCGATGGGCTGGAACTATTGGTTCAATTGGGCCATCACCGTCGCCGTCGACATCTCCACCGCCGCGCTGCTCATCCAATACTGGCTGCCGCATACCCCCGGCTGGGTCTGGAGCATGCTGGTGCTGGCGGTCATCTTCCTGATCAACGCACTGACGGTCTCGGCATTCGGCGAGACGGAATACTGGCTTTCGCTGATCAAAGTGGTCACCGTCATCATCTTCCTGATCCTCGGCTTCTGCATGATCTTCGGCATCATGTTCCATCCGGCGGTCGGCTTCAGCAATTTCACCTATAAGGACGCCCCGTTCGTCGGCGGCTTCCCTGCGATCCTGAGTGTCTTCCTCATCGCAGGCTTCTCCTTCCAAGGCACCGAGCTCATCGGCGTGACCGCCGGTGAATCCGAGGATCCGGAACACGCGGTACCGAAGGCCATCCGCAGCGTCTTCTGGCGCCTGCTGATCTTCTACATGCTCTCCATCTTCGTCATCGCGGCGATCATCCCCTACACCAGCCCGAACCTGCTTTCGGCGGCCAACGGCGATATCGCCATGTCCCCGTTCACGCTGGTGTTCAAGAGGGCCGGTCTCGCGGCCGCGGCCAGCGTCATGAACGTCATCGTGCTCACAGCGGTGCTGTCTTCGGCCAACTCCGGCATGTACGCCTCCACCCGCATGCTCTACTCGCTGGCGGAGGAAGGCTACGCCCCGAAGATTTTCGGACGGACCACCAAACATGGCATTCCGATGGCCTCGCTGATCGTGACCACCATCATCTCCCTGGCCACATTCGGTTCCTCCATTTTCGGCGAGAAAATCTACATGTGGCTGGTCGCCGCTTCCGGCCTGACCGGTTTCATCGCCTGGGTCGGCATCGCCATCAGCCACTTCCGCTTCCGCCGCGCCTTCATCCGTCAGGGCCACAAGGTCTCGGAACTCAAGTACCATGCCAAGCTCTTCCCGCTGGGCCCAATCCTCGCGCTTATCCTGTGCATCATCGTCATCGGCGGGCAGAACATTGACGCGTTCATCCATTGGGATTGGCAGCAGATCGGTATCACCTACATCGGCCTGCCGCTGGTGCTCATCCTCTATTTCGGTTACAAGATCAAGAACCACACCCACATCATTCCGCTGGACGAAGTGGACGTCTCCCCTTCCGACCTGTCCAAGGAGCACCAAGGAGCAGAGGCCTAA